The Kitasatospora albolonga nucleotide sequence GGGCCCCGGCCGCCCCCGAGCACCTCGGTGACGGCCCGCGCCGCCTCGGCCAGCGTCGATCCCGTCGTCAACAGGTCGTCCACCAGGACCACCCTCCCGGGGACGAGCAGCCGCTCTCCCCCGGTCGCCACCTCCAGCGCCCCGGCGAGATTCAGCCGCCGCCGGTACGCCCCCAGACCCGACTGGTCGGCCACCGCGCGGCGCTGCCGCAGGACCGGGAGCACCCGGGCGGGCCGGCCCGAGCGCCGCAGTTCGTCCGCGGCCGCCCGGGCGATCCGGCGCACCGGATCATGGCCGCGCGCGGCGGTCGCCGGGCGCGCGGAGGGAACGGGGACCAGCAGCAGGGGCCCCTCGGCTCCCATGCGCCCCGTCCCGGCCCGTACGGCGGCCGCCAGGGCCCGTCCGAGCGGTCCGGCGAGCCCGAGTGCCCCGCGCTCCTTGTGGGCCAGCAGCACCGCGCGTACGGCGTTCTCGTAGGGCGCCGCCGCATGGACCACCGGCAGTCCGGCGGGCCGGGGCGAGGGGCGCACACGACGGGGCGGCGCACCGCTCAGCGCGGCCCCGCACACCGCGCACAGCTCCGTACGCGGTCTGCCGCAGCCCGCACAGGACACCGGCAGGACCAGGCCGCAGACCTCCCGCCACCAATCCCGCACGGCTCCACTGTGCCCGGCCGCCCGAGGACCGGACCACCCCTGTGGAAAACCCTCCGGACCACCCCGGGCACCCTCGTCGGCCCCACCTGGGCGAACCCTCCCGACCAGCCCGGGCAAACCCGTCGGACCCACCCCGGGCGAGCCCTCCGGACCAGCCCGGGCGAACCCTTCCGGATCAGCCCGGGTAGACCAGCGAGGTGCCTTCCTCCAGGACCGTCTGCCAGTTGTCCCCGGGCGAGAGCTTCACGATGCCGTCGCCCTCGGTCTCCGCCATCAGCGGAAGCAGTTCGTCGTCCGCCGCGGCCACCTTCCGGACCTGGTTCACACCGGGCAGCACCCCGGAGGCGCCGGAGGACGGCGTGGAACCGTCCGCCTGCACGTACCGCACCTGCTGGACGCCGCCGGACTCCTTGCCGACCACCACGAGGCGGCTGCGGCCCGACCAGGAGATGGCCGTCACGTCCGTGAGCTGCGGCGCCGCCTGGCGCAGCTCCTCGACCGAGATCTCGGGCGCCGCCTCGGTCCCGCGCCGCTCCACCCGGCCGATCTTCAGCGTCGTACGCCCGTCCTCCTTCACCAGCAGGGCGATCCGCACGCCGTCGGCCGACAGCCGCAGCTCCTCGATCCGCCCGCCGCCCAGGCCCGGGACGCGGACCTCCTGCGGCTCGCCCTCCCCCTTGACCAGCCGCAGCAGCCGGGGGCCCGCCAGGTCGCGGTCGGCGACCCACAGGTCACCGCGCCCGTCCCAGCTCGGCGCCGACAGCCGGTCGGCGGCCTTCTTGGCCGTGCTGGTCACGACGGGCTCGGGCAGCGGGCCCTCCGCGTCCAGGGAGGCGACGTAGAGGCTCTGCCCGGTGGCCGAGACGGCGGCGGCCCGCTGTTCGTCCCGGGCCACGCCGACGGCGCCCATCACGACCGTGCCGACGCCGAGCGGGCCGGGGACCACCTCGGGGGTGCCGCTGCCCTCGTTGGCGCCGGGGATGCGCTGGAGCCTTCCCTTGGCGTCGATGAAGTACTGGCTGTCGGGCCCATCGGAGCCGCTGTCGGAGGAGAACTTCGCCGCCTCGTCCGCGTCCAGCGCGCAGAGCCGGCCCCGGGTGCCCTCCAGCTCCACCTGCTCGACCCGCGCGGAGGTCAGGTCCTTCAGGGTGAAGAGGACCTGGGCGGCCATCATCCGGCAGGCCGTCCGGCCCGCCTTGTCGGCCTTGCCGTTGAGCGGCACCTTCAGCACGTTCTGGTCGTCGGGGGCCAGCGCGACGACGCCCTTGCGCAGGGCGGTCCCAGTGGGGAACCGGGAGTCGACCACGGGCCGCAGCCAGTTCGTCGGCCCCTCCAGCAGCGTCCTGACCGTCTGCGTGGCCGTACTCATCCGCGTGACCGGATCGGTGCCGTTGCGTACGTAGACGGGGTCGGCGACGAGCGTCGGCTGCCCGTTCGGCCGACCGGTGGCGTAGTAGTACTTGTTGACCGAACGGTAGAGCCGTTTGAAGTCGGACTGCCCGAGGACCAGGCCGTCCGGCACGATGTCGATGCGCCACTCGCTCTTGCCGTCCGCCGTCTTCTCCCGCACCAGGTGCAGCATCTGGGAGTAGTCGGTGGGGGCGAGCGGCTGGTAGGAGCTCTGGGCGTCGACCGCCGCCACCTTCTCGCCGGTCAGCGTGTAGGAGGTCTCGTCGTCGCGGCGGTCCTCCTCGTGGAGCAGGGGACCGCCCCGGTTGGGGGCCTGGGCGAGCACCGTGGTGCCCTCGCTGGGCTGCCAGGTCTTGGCGGCGTCCGCGCTCAGGTACTTGCGCGTGGTCCGGAAATCGGGGTCGTCGCTGGTCATCGACTCCAGGAACCCGTCGACGATCTCGCTGGGCGTCGCCCCCTCCCGGGGCTCCACCGCGTACACCTGCACCTGGGAGTCCCCCGGCTGCGAGGCGTCGACCGCCTTGACGTCCCCGGTCACCGGCATCGATCCGCAGCCGACGAGCACGATGAGGGAGCAGCCGAGCAGCGCGGACGTCCGCACGCCGCGTCCGGGCCCACCACGACGGCGGTCAGTACCCACGAGTGGTGTCCTCCTGGTCGGAATCCTGCGTCGGCAGACCCGCGCCGCCGGAACGTTCCGGAGCCGGGCGCGCCACCACACGGGCACCGTTGCCGGGCAGCGCGGCCGGGTGCACCGAGGCGGGTGCCGGGTGCGGCACCGAGACGGCGCGGCCCGGCACGGTCAGCGGCGAGCGCTCCGCCGCCCCGGACTGGTTCGGTACGGACACCAGCCGGTTCTCGCCCGTCGGCGCCTCGCCGCGCTCCCGGTCCTCCCGGTTGCGCCGCGAGTCCTCGGGCTCCAGCGGTATCGGGGAACCGCGCAGCGGCTCGTCCGCCGTACGCGGCAGGGTCAGCCGGAACTGGGACCCGCCCCCCGGCTCGCCCCACGCCTGGAGCCAGCCGCCGTGCAGCCGGGCGTCCTCGACGGCGATCGAGAGACCGAGGCCGGTGCCGCCGGTCGTACGGGCCCGCGCCGGGTCGGCACGCCAGAACCGGTTGAAGACACGGGTCGCCTCGCCGGGCTTGAGCCCGACCCCGTAGTCCCGTACGGCCACGGCGACCGCGCCCTGCGCCACGCCCATCCGTACGACGACGTCCCGGCCCTCACCGTGCTCGACGGCGTTGACCACGAGGTTGCGCAGCACCCGCTCGACGCGCCGGGCATCCGCCTCGGCGATCACGGGCTGCTCGTCGCCGACGACGAGGATGCGGGTGCCCTTGCGCTCGGCGAGGGGTTCGGCGCCGCCGATCACCCGGTGCACCACGGTCCGCAGGTCTATCGGCTCGGCCTCCAGCGCCGCGGCGCCCGCGTCGAACCGGCTGATCTCCAGCAGATCGGAGAGCAGCGACTCGAAGCGGTCGAGCTGATCGCCGAGCAGTTCGGCGGAGCGCGCGGTGACGGGGTCGAAGTCGGCGCGCGCCTCATGGATGACGTCGGCGGCCATCCGTACGGTCGTGAGCGGGGTCCTCAGCTCGTGCGAGACGTCGGAGACGAAGCGCCGCTGCATCCGGGAGAGCTCCTCCAGCTGCTGGATCTTCAGCTGGAGGCTCTGCGCCATCTTGTTGAAGGCTTCGCCGAGCCGGGCGATGTCGTCCTCGCCGGTGACCTTCATCCGCTCCTGGAGCTTCCCGGCGGAGAGCCGTTCGGCGATGCCGGCCGCCATCCGCACCGGGGTGACGACCTGCCGCACCACGAACCAGGCGATGGCCCCGAGCAGCACGACGACGAAGAGTCCGGCGGTCGCCAGGGTCGTTTTGACCAGCGCCAGGGACTTCTCCTCCTGCGTGAGCGGGAAGAGGTAGTAGAGCTCGTAGGGCTGCTGGTCGATGTCGTAGAGCCGCTTGCCGACGACGAGGCCCGGCTGGGACTCGTTGCCGTTCGAATACCTGATCAAGGAGTACGTCTGGAAAGCGCCCTGCCCCTTGCCCACGTCCTGCCGCAGACGCTCGGGCACACTGGCGGCCTCGACGCTGCCCGAACCGCGCGGGGCCCGGCTGCCCGCGCCCTCGCTCACCGAGTCCGCGCTGAGTGCGACCACGTTGAAGGCGTTCTTGCCGCCGCTGGCGAGCTGGTCGACGAGCTCGGTGCGCCACGAGGTGCTGGCGGTCATGCCGTCGGGCCCGTCGGTGCCCTGCCCGCCCGGGGCCGGGGAGGCGTTCGCCCTCTCCTGGGCGGCGGCGAAACCACCGGCGGCCTGGGTCTGGGCGGCCTTGCCCTTCGCGTCGAGCAGCCCGTTGCGGACCTGCCCGATCACGACGAAGCCGAGCAGCAGCACCACGGCGATCGACATCAGCAGGGTGCCCGCGACGACGCGGAGCTGCAGATTGCGCCGCCACAACCGCACGGCGGGCAGCAGCGGACGGCGTACCCACCGCATCAGCAGACGCGGTACGGGCCCGCCGGGCGTCCGGTCCTGGAACAACCGGCCGCCCCGCAGGAAACGGCTCATACGAGAAGCCTTCCGTCCCGGACCGGCAGCCCGCTCCGCACGGACTCCCGGCTCCCCGGGGATCGGAGCGGCGCTGCCTCGAGCCATGTCAGCTCGGCCCGGCCTTGTAACCGACGCCACGGACGGTCACCACGATCTCCGGCCGCTCCGGGTCCTTCTCGACCTTGGAGCGCAGCCGCTGGACATGCACGTTCACCAGGCGGGTGTCGGCCGCGTGGCGGTAGCCCCAGACCTGCTCCAGCAGGACCTCACGGGTGAAGACCTGCCACGGCTTGCGGGCGAGGGCGACCAGCAGGTCGAACTCCAGCGGGGTGAGGGCGATGGACTGCCCCTCCCGCTTCACGGAGTGACCGGCCACGTCGATGACCAGGTCACCGATGGTCAACTGCTCCGGCGCGGGCTCTTCGGACCGCCGCAGGCGTGCCCTGATCCGGGCGACCAACTCCTTCGGTTTGAACGGCTTGACGATGTAGTCGTCGGCGCCTGATTCCAGGCCGACCACGACATCGACGGTGTCGCTCTTGGCAGTGAGCATGACGATCGGCACACCGGACTCGGCCCTGATCAGCCTGCACACCTCGATGCCGTCCCTTCCGGGCAGCATGAGGTCGAGCAGCACCAGGTCCGGCTTGGCCTCACGAAATGCGGCCAGTGCCTTGTCGCCGTCCGCTACGAACGACGGCTCGAAACCTTCTCCACGCAGCACAATCCCGAGCATCTCGGCCAGTGCGGTGTCGTCGTCGACGACAAGGACGCGTCCCTTCATAATCGACATCATCCCATTAGCTAATCGTTACCTGCGATGACCTGGCACACAGCTCTGCCAGTCCGACCCCCGTGACCGGGGAAATGACACCCTCCTCGGTGACGATCGCCGTGATCAATTCGGGCGGCGTGATGTCGAAAGCCGGGTTGTACGCCGGGGCCCCGAGGGGTGCGACGACCATCCCACCCCCACCGCCCGCCGATACGGCCCGCGGCGGTGTGAGCTCCGTCACTTCTTGCCCGGAACGCTGCTCGACGATGATCGATGTGCCCTCCGCCGTGTTCATGTCCACGGTCGTCGTCGGCGCCACCACGATGAACGGCACATGGTGGTACTTCGCGAGCACGGCCAGCGGATAGCTCCCCACCTTGTTGGCCACCGAACCGTCCGCGGCGATGCGGTCCGCCCCGATGAGCACGGCATCCACCTCACCCGCCGCGAACAGCGAACCCGCCGCACTGT carries:
- a CDS encoding DNA-binding response regulator, coding for MKGRVLVVDDDTALAEMLGIVLRGEGFEPSFVADGDKALAAFREAKPDLVLLDLMLPGRDGIEVCRLIRAESGVPIVMLTAKSDTVDVVVGLESGADDYIVKPFKPKELVARIRARLRRSEEPAPEQLTIGDLVIDVAGHSVKREGQSIALTPLEFDLLVALARKPWQVFTREVLLEQVWGYRHAADTRLVNVHVQRLRSKVEKDPERPEIVVTVRGVGYKAGPS
- a CDS encoding two-component sensor histidine kinase, encoding MARGSAAPIPGEPGVRAERAAGPGRKASRMSRFLRGGRLFQDRTPGGPVPRLLMRWVRRPLLPAVRLWRRNLQLRVVAGTLLMSIAVVLLLGFVVIGQVRNGLLDAKGKAAQTQAAGGFAAAQERANASPAPGGQGTDGPDGMTASTSWRTELVDQLASGGKNAFNVVALSADSVSEGAGSRAPRGSGSVEAASVPERLRQDVGKGQGAFQTYSLIRYSNGNESQPGLVVGKRLYDIDQQPYELYYLFPLTQEEKSLALVKTTLATAGLFVVVLLGAIAWFVVRQVVTPVRMAAGIAERLSAGKLQERMKVTGEDDIARLGEAFNKMAQSLQLKIQQLEELSRMQRRFVSDVSHELRTPLTTVRMAADVIHEARADFDPVTARSAELLGDQLDRFESLLSDLLEISRFDAGAAALEAEPIDLRTVVHRVIGGAEPLAERKGTRILVVGDEQPVIAEADARRVERVLRNLVVNAVEHGEGRDVVVRMGVAQGAVAVAVRDYGVGLKPGEATRVFNRFWRADPARARTTGGTGLGLSIAVEDARLHGGWLQAWGEPGGGSQFRLTLPRTADEPLRGSPIPLEPEDSRRNREDRERGEAPTGENRLVSVPNQSGAAERSPLTVPGRAVSVPHPAPASVHPAALPGNGARVVARPAPERSGGAGLPTQDSDQEDTTRGY
- a CDS encoding phosphoribosyltransferase: MRDWWREVCGLVLPVSCAGCGRPRTELCAVCGAALSGAPPRRVRPSPRPAGLPVVHAAAPYENAVRAVLLAHKERGALGLAGPLGRALAAAVRAGTGRMGAEGPLLLVPVPSARPATAARGHDPVRRIARAAADELRRSGRPARVLPVLRQRRAVADQSGLGAYRRRLNLAGALEVATGGERLLVPGRVVLVDDLLTTGSTLAEAARAVTEVLGGGRGPAGGDVCTAAVVSASPSAFEINRN